Within the Miscanthus floridulus cultivar M001 chromosome 2, ASM1932011v1, whole genome shotgun sequence genome, the region CAACGGAGGAACTATTGATAACTGGACTTGTTTGAACTTTTCACGCATGCGACCTGATGAGGTACAGAGGTTCTGTATGGATCTGATTCATATGTGCAATGCAACTGGAATGGTAAGTTCTTTACTATCTGTATGTGTTCTCAAGTCATTCCAGACAGTTCACTATATATTGAAGTTAACTTCTAATCATCCCTGTAGGTTGTCAATCCACGTCCATTTGTTGATGTCAAGTCTGCAGCTCCTAACCATATAGAGAATGCTTTGAGAGATGTACACAGGAGAGCCACACAAATGCTTGCCCAACAAGGAGTGGGAAATCAGCTGCAGCTTCTAATCGTAATTCTGCCTGATGTTAGTGGTTCTTATGGTATGCATACTTGTCTCTAGGTCTGGGTCATACACACCTTTACAATTTATTAGGATTTTTGTTATATAAATGACTCTCCTACTTTTGCAAGTAAAATCAAAAGAGTCTGTGAGACTGACATTGGAATTGTATCTCAGTGTTGCTTGCCAAAGCATGCTAGCAGGCCAAACAAGCAATATTTGGAAAATGTTGCACTCAAAATCAACGTCAAGGTCCAAAAACCTATATTTTTTGcattaagttttttttttggttcttTCATGCAGGAATGTATTAATTCCTTTCATTTAAGCAGGTTGGTGGGCGCAACACGGTTCTTGAGCGAGCCTTTGTACGCAATGGCATACCCTTtgtgtcagaagtcccaacaatCATCTTTGGCGCAGATGTCACACACCCCCCACCAGGAGAGGACTCTGCATCATCCATTGCTGCTGTTAGTTTCTTCTTATAACTGTCAAGTTATCTCATATTTCAGTTGTATGATTTGCTTACAATGTGATATTCCTGTTCATAATTTAGTGCAATCTGAGCTATGTAAAAATAAGTTATCATGCTGCTAACTTTGACTTTCGTTGGAATTGTGTAGGTGGTGGCATCAATGGACTGGCCAGAAATCACCAAGTACAGAGGCCTGGTTTCTGCTCAACCACACCGACAAGAGATTATAGAAGATTTGTTTACTGTCACTAAGGATCCGCAGAAGGGGCACAATGTTAATGGTGGCATGATCAGGTAAGTTTTTGATTGATCTGAGTTGACCTATTGTTAGTTATCAAATGGTTTATCTGGGTAACTGACATGGTCTTGTTTGCAGGGAGCTACTGATTGCTTTCCGCAGGAAGACAAACAGAAGGCCTGAGAGGATAATATTCTATAGGTGTTGTGTTCCAGATTCCTGTTTTTGGTTCATTTTTTCTACGCTATTGAGTGAAGTATCTTGACTTATCACGCCTATACAGGGACGGTGTAAGTGAAGGTCAATTCAGCCATGTACTTCTTCATGAAATGGATGCCATGAGAAAGGTATGATTTCCAGCGTCGTAATTTGTCTGTCAAATATGGTTTGCTTTGTCGTATGCCCATGTCAATGGTTGTGTCCCTTTCCGTTTCAAGGCTTGTGCTTCTTTGGAGGAGGGATATCTACCTCCAGTCACATTTGTGGTTGTCCAGAAAAGACATCACACAAGGCTTTTCCCTGAGGTTCATGGAAGGCGTGATATGACTGATAAAAGTGGAAACATTCTTCCCGGTTAAGCATTTGCTGATCTGGGGTTATTTTGTGCCTTACTTGTGCTGCAGGAACTGTGGTTGACCAACAGATTTGCCATCCAACCGAGTTTGATTTCTACTTGTGTTGTCATGCTGGTATTCAGGTATGTTGGTACCTCGGTGCACATTCTTTTCCAGAACAGCACTTATCAGATATTGAGCGTCAAAAAATATTTCTTGTCACGGAACAAGTCGGCCCACCCATTACCATGTCCTCTATGATGAGAATCATTTTACTGCTGATGCACTGCAGTCACTGACCAACAATCTTTGCTACACGTAAGttcaactcctcttcactctcgAGTGCTCTTTCTCTCTCTGACTCTTTGGTTTACCTAACATCTGTCTACTGTTAATTGATGAAATGCAGTTATGCTCGTTGCACCCGTGCTGTATCAGTGGGTAAGTTTTTATTCTAGCTGCTCTTCTGTTTCCTATCATAATCTGCTCAGCTGAAGCTTTCATTGATATGAGGCTCTTTCTTGTGAGCTTGTAACATGAGAAAATTTCAAGCTCTTTGATACGATTTTAACTGCAAACTGGGAGTAGTGGTTCAATGAGTGAACACATTGGCAGCATTTCATTTAAATTGTAGATGTATTCTCAACCAGTGCAATGTAGTTTGATTAGTGAACACGAACGGTATTCTCTACATCTGTGCAATGTGTTATTTGAATTTACATTCAAGAATATTGTTGTCAGCTCTAACACCATCTTTATCTGTTGGGTTCATGATCATTGTTTCTTTGTTATTATTAGTCCTATTGTTGCTCTGTACAGCTGTCACTATCGTGTGAACAACTATTTTCTTGAAGGGAAAATTGTGTTCTTGCCCTTGTTCAGTagtccaattgtgattttgctcCTGCTTTTTCAACTTTGTATGTTTACTCCTGCTATTTTGAAATAAATGGTCCGTTTGCCCCTGCTTTAGACGTCCGTCAAATGGACATGGATTAAacgaattaaaaaaattataaatctgAAAAGCAAAGGCGAAATGACCACACTGCCCTCTATCCTTATCGCCTCATCCCAAACAGAAGCATGGGTCGCCTCATCCCAAGTCTCGTACGCGGCTGCATCCGACGGCGGCAACGGCGGAAGAACCAGCGGGGCGGGGCTGCCTCCTGGCAGCGGGGGCTGTATCGGCGGGGCGCGGGCTTCCTCTAGGCGGCCGCGGGGAGGTCGCGGCGCTCACCCGCGGGTCTCGGCACACGCGCGCGCTAGGCGGCGGCGGCACCCTGCCGCGGGGATCCGGTGGCGTCCGACCGCACGTCCCGGCATCGCCCGCCACAGGCCACACCGAGCGTGAGTAGCGAACGCACCAGCAGAGCAAGCAGGGGGGCTGTCGGCTTGCCACGGGTCCGCCGGTGCCGCCGTGCCAGCCTCCAAGCAACACCGTTGCAGCGCTGCGTGCCGAGGCAGGGACGAGCGACGGCGATTCGGCAAGCTCCATGGATTCCTGCGTCCGCCAGGTCCTAAAGGAAGAAGCAAAGAAGCATGACCGGAAATCTGGAAGTAGCAGCCTGGCTTCAGTACAAACGGAGTCGTCGTAGCTTGGAATCTCGCATCTATGTAGTATGAGACTCGAATACTCGATCTTCTCACTTGTGTGCTCAATAATGTATATACAAGACTCGATCTCCTCTCTATTTTGTTCGATGAGAATACAAATTGTGTTGATATGCTGCCTGAGGCTGGGTTAGAACCGACCCGAAAAAACTGACCCAAAATTTCGGTTAGAACCGAACGCCCAGGCCTAGTCATAATGCTATCATAATACTGCTAAGgcgctgccaaaattttgaatatttttttGGATATTAAATCTGAACTGAAATAGTTGCAAGTTGGGTCAAATATATTTGATCAAATATAAATGTCTAATTCCCAAatcaggggcaaaatcacaaataggcataacaaacaggggcaaaatcacatgGGCATTTCTGTCCTTTTGTATAAAATGTAACACCGTTAAGGGAGGATGACGGAATAGGGGCAAAGTGGTGTTTCTTTTAAAAAACaaaggggtaaattcacaaagtcaaaaaaacaggggtaaaattACAATTTTGATACAAAGCAAGGATAAAAATGCAAGAGCCCCTTTCTGAAACCATGCATCATTTCCTTGTGCTCTTTTATGATGTAGACTAGATGCAAAATAGTTGGTTACCAGTCATCACTAATGGGGTGTTCTTTGCTTTCCAGTCCCGCTAGCCTACTACGCCCACCTTGCCGCATTCCGTGCACGCTACTATGTGGAAGGTGAAAGCTCAGATGGTGGGTCAACCCCTGGCAGCAGCGGGCAGACAGTAGCCCGGGAGGGGCCTGTGGAGGTGCGTCAACTTCCGAAGATCAAGGACAACGTGAAGGACGTTATGTTCTACTGCTGAGCTGCTCCAAGTTCGGCATTCAAGCTTTCTTTTTGCTAGATGATGGGATGTTCTCTTCTTTTTATGGATGTTTCTGGTAATCTTATGAGTGACTTGTCCTTGATATTGAGCTAGTTGCTCATATTTTCATCTCTTGGTATTCGGAGTAGCTAGGTTATGACTGGAGCTCGGTCTTGAAGGCCTAAAACTCTGTTTGGATGAAACCAATGCAAGCACTCCATAAGTTTTATGTTCTTGCCTGCTTTCTGTTTGATCAGTTATTATCTTATCTGCTTTGCTGCTTAGTCTGGGTGACATGTTATTTTTCTGGAGATATTAACATGAAGTATTTTCCCAGCCATTTTGATTGATATTTGGTTCTGAACCTTGGGTGGTCAGGCCCTTGTAGAAGTCACATGCTGCATCTAGTGGTTAGTGGCTTGGACCTTTGACTTCCAAATGAGTCCGCAGAACCAAATGAATGTGGCAACTTTAAGCTTAACTGGTGTTGCAAGATAGCAAGTTCTCTTGTTGTTTCTGGTATGTATCTGCTGGAGAAAGGATTGAGTAAGATTTACTCTTTGCTGTTTGGTCACGGTTTTTTAAGTTGGCTACATCACAAGATGTTATTCTAGTTCAGTTTCTGGGTGCAGCATAACCTTTCATGGTTGATATGGCCACTGGCCAGACATGGCTTGTGATCTGCTTCCATCGAAACACAGGCGAAGTGGTTCGTCGGTACCTTTGGCGACACTCATGGTTGCAAGTGATGGGATCTAACTAGCTGCAGAGCCCAGCTTCCTAGTGTCTCTAGCGGCTGGCATGTGTGATCACTTGCTAATATCGCTCTTTGGTTGCGAAAGCAAGTAATGCTTCTCATTTTAGATCCCATACAGTTACTAGTACAGGTGTATGGAGTACAACAAGCACAGACAACTCtacacagcctgttcgtttcgccgtggcttgtcgtaaacgatcgtaaattttcagccggaacagtatttttctctcacacaaaccaaccaacagtacttcttcacgaacaagcaacgaaacgaaccagccaaccgaacaggctgacaaTCGGTCAGCCAATGATTTGTGCTGCTGAGTTGGTCACGTCATTGCTCGGCGGTATTTACGGCACAGAGACGGCATGTCACGGCCATTCTGCCAGCTACAAGCTGCTTTAGATACAAGAGCAACCGCAGACCATGCTACTTGGAACAGCACTAGTAGGAGTACTATTATTTCGTTGCTCAAGAAAATTTCATAGAAATAGAAGGGCATCCGGTGTATACCAGTAGCACACATGTACAGAGCTAAGTTTACACAATCTCTAGTACAGATATCCTCATATCAATTCTACCAAAGTAGAAACTAGCAAGCATAAAAATTTTGAAAGAAAACTATCAGCTTGCTATGTTGTATTATCGTACAGCCTCCCAAAGGGGGAATCAGTCAGTACAGCCAAAAGGTGTGCTCTCATTTGGCATAGGATCAATATATTGCAGGTGCATACTTGACTGGTATCCATGCCAGGGTACACCAGAATCACGATCCAGCAGTCCAATCGATCCAGTTTTTCCCTGCCTCTTGAGGTACCTCAACGCCTGTAACGGTGACGCTTGAAGTTGAAATAGAGATGGAGAATCCCACGTTCAAATGTACACTTGAACCCCTTCTTGTGTGAGTATTCCCACTCCTTGTTCACAATACGGAAAGACTGTGGAATAAAACAAAGTGAAAAGACTGCCCATGGAAAAATCTATACGAAACATTAGAAGGCACAAGGCTTACAATATCCTCGTATGGAGGGCCGGCGTGAAATCTTATGAGACAAGTCTCACCAGTGCTTCCATCTTTCTCTATACTGTACGTTGGTGCTTTTGATTTATCGACAAGATCAGGGTAAAATATATTGAACTTGTAGCCTTGAACGATTTTAGGCGGTGGGTTATCATGGTCATAATGAGTCTGGTTGTATTTATTCCATTCATATCCAGTGTGCACCCGATTGAAGTACTTGGGCTTTCTTGGTCGATACTTGTCGTGCCACCAGTACACCTGCGAGCATATTGAACAAGCATATGCCATCAGAAACCAGCTGAGTTCATAAGCGGTAGGATGCACCAAAGTTGCTAAATCACGCTTCTTGTGTGTAAAACTTGTTACCACCCATGGTATCGAACTCAAATATGGCATTACCCCTATATTAAACTATCAAAATATACTCAACTACAATTACATGAGTCAACAGATTACTTGAAAATTTTGGTGTAGCTTAAGGTGTGTTATATATAGTCCAGATTATAGCAAGACAACCATCGGTCCTTCTGGATCAACACTAAAAATTGTCGCAGTCACACCATATCCCAGTTGAATTCTGAGAACTCTCTCGCTAATCCAGTATCAAGGCAGAATATTGGAAAATATAGATAAAAACGCAATGGGAtcaaaggaaaatcatccaaacCTGTGAATCAAGGTTCACTTCAGCACCGACACCAAATACTGCATCTCCTTCCTCCATAGCTCCCATCGTTTTTATGGCCTTCATCTCCATCTCATCAGGTACTCTTGCCTTTGCTTTCATGGCTTCCTGAACTTTCCTTTGATGTTCCAAAACTACAGCTTCACGTTTTCGGTCCTGGAGATGATTAAAAGCATTAAGTATGAGTTGCCAACCTCATTCTAATCATCTAATCAACTCATAAAATAAACCCTAATAACTTGATGTTCTTAAGAAAAATCTTCACCCATTGTGTTTGTATATGAACTCTAGAAAGCCCTCAAATTTAAGTCACCATAAGGAGCATTGCCATCAAAAGTAAGATCTAAATGAATCAATGCCCCCCTCTTAGGGTAAGACATGCAGGAAGGCCTGCAGAAGCTTGAAAGGTTGTCTTCTAATGAAAAAAATATCAGTAGAACTTTTCGTCCTAATATTGTTAGTTAGCCTCTTTTGTTGCATAATATGGAGTCCAGTTACTAACAATCTGTATTTGACAATTAAACTACTTAGTTAACTGCACTGCAGCAAATAACTAGTACAGTTCCAATCATGTTTCTATTAATACTATTAGAAATAGAAACACAGGACTCTACCAGCTCAGCTTTGTCCTCTTCAGGATCAattgcatcttcatcttcattgccatGCATTAGCTGTGGAGAGAAGGATCCATCTTCCTCTTCAAATTGGTTTTCTGTGTGCTGAGGTATAGGCTCAGGCGAATATCGTTTATCATCTACAAATAGAACATACATCAGAAATCACTTCATTATCTTGGAAACATAGTTGATTGAGTAATCAGAAAAGAAGGTAAACCTTCGTCCTCATGCATCTCATCCTCCAGTTTATTATCATCTTCTTTCTCAGATTCCACATCCTGTTCAACAGCACCAGGATGCTCCAGTCGATGTAAATGCTTCCTTAGGATAGAAGCATGGATCTCCCTCAGGCAAGCCTGCGATGCAAACAAGCATTTTTCGTAAGTATAAACTGCAAAATCAAAATTCAGAAGTTCAATGTAATAGCTCAGCTCTAGATTATAAAGGATTACTGTAATAAGCCTGTAAAGAAGTTCAGATCATGCAACTGCACCACAGGTTACCAACCAACCAGTGGTGGCAAAGTAGCGCCTTTTGCCTATTACTGAGGCCCTAGTCAATAAACCCATGCATccttattttcaaaaaaaaaatgcatcGTTTTACTTTGTATAACGGTATGGATAGACTGGCATTTGCAGACCCACTGGCATACCTTTGCTTTGTAAATATGAAGCCGTTTCAGGATAGCTTCCCAGTATTCAACAACTTTTGCAGTTCCAGAGCGCATTTGGGACTCAATTTGACTTTGCATATCTTCAAGCTCTGTGGAAGTTTTACCATCCAGGAGACTTTTTACATCCCCCTCAATACTTGCATGCAAACCTCTCTCTTCTGCAAGAACCTCAGGTGGTGGTTCCTCACCACGGACCCTAGCCCGATCTAGGGCATCTCTTTTCCGAGCCTCACCTAGCTCCCATTCGCATACCACCATGAGTGCCTGATAAATTTTCAGATCAACATAGACATAATGCATTAGCATTCTTGCTAATCATATGAACAAGTTTCTGTAAGGAACTGAGGGGAAATTATATATACGAAGTTAGAGATATATCATGACAAACTAAAGCATTTTTTCCTAACCAAATAAAATCTATTATAGGAAAATGGAGGCTACTGTCAGTTTTGTATCCCACCACAATCCCTAGTTAGGAGTACATTGTTCCATACTTAGCATTTTCAACATAAAAAACTATACATTTTATACATCTTGCTCACAGTTATTCAGGAAGAAGGTAACATTATCATGCATCTTAATGCCAACAAGTTATTCAGGAAAAAGGTGAAAGAAAATGACATATACCTCCCAGTACTTAACATTTGTTTGGCTTTCCCTGTCCAGATCAAGATGCATCTTAATGTCATCACGTAGCTCTTTCATTTCTTTCACTGTTAATCCCTACACATACATGTCAGGAAGTGCTAAGTTATAAAATGCATATATTTTGAATGCACTGTATGATGGTGTCAGAATATTATACAATAGTTGGTTTTAAAAACCATACAGAAAATTACACAGGTAAGTGCTGCTGGGACAGCACTTTTTTCAGTTGAATTACAATTGGATAAGGATGAACAAAGGATGCTCACCTTGAACACCAGATAGGGCTCATTTAATTCAATGTCAAATCCATCTGAGAAATTAAGATTCTTAAGGAGAACATCAATAGGCTTTGTACGCCCCTCCCGCAACCTGATCTCAGACCTGACCTTGCTTTGGTCAAAATGAAACTGCACTCCAAAATGAGAAATGCTAGATAAATAACAATTCCATATTAACTCCAACACAAATTGAATAGtgtttgaagggcgggcctggtgcaagtggtagagtACTACCgactgtgaccggaaggtcctgggttcgagccACAGCCTCCTTGCATTTGCACATCGCAAGGGTAAGGCTTGCTGCTAatacccttccctagaccccacaCAGTGCGGGATGCTCTCAGCACTAGGTACGCCTTTTTACAAATTGAATAGTGTTTGTCAGGTTTTAAGATATTaacctcttcctccttcttctccCAGTCTTGAAACTCGGCACGTGCTCTTTCTCTAGCTAGCAATGCCTTCAAAATGGCAAGTACATGTATTTAATTCCAAATGGAAAAACTGTCTGAATGTAATAAATGATAGACATAAACCAACAAAATTATTGTAAAAGAGATTTATGATCGACAAATACAAACCATTTCCTCTTCATGCTGTGCCTTTTCAATTGCTCTTTCTTCCCTTCTTTTCTTAACCTTCTCTATTTCAGCCTACATTTGACAGAGCGAATATAATGATTAGGCACTGCAAGAAAA harbors:
- the LOC136537808 gene encoding splicing factor Cactin-like, which produces MPKRDRDSEGRWRSSSSRWRRSPSPSGSDAASDSSGSPRRSRGRHRRRSHRRRDTPSSSDASGSRSEDSGSDSGRRGRSGGRRRRDVTEEQIIEYMAKKAQKKAEKVAKKLKANAVSGYSNDSNPFGDPNLTENFVWRKKIERDVSQGQKVDISVKSEKKKQQERMAEIEKVKKRREERAIEKAQHEEEMALLARERARAEFQDWEKKEEEFHFDQSKVRSEIRLREGRTKPIDVLLKNLNFSDGFDIELNEPYLVFKGLTVKEMKELRDDIKMHLDLDRESQTNVKYWEALMVVCEWELGEARKRDALDRARVRGEEPPPEVLAEERGLHASIEGDVKSLLDGKTSTELEDMQSQIESQMRSGTAKVVEYWEAILKRLHIYKAKACLREIHASILRKHLHRLEHPGAVEQDVESEKEDDNKLEDEMHEDEDDKRYSPEPIPQHTENQFEEEDGSFSPQLMHGNEDEDAIDPEEDKAELDRKREAVVLEHQRKVQEAMKAKARVPDEMEMKAIKTMGAMEEGDAVFGVGAEVNLDSQVYWWHDKYRPRKPKYFNRVHTGYEWNKYNQTHYDHDNPPPKIVQGYKFNIFYPDLVDKSKAPTYSIEKDGSTGETCLIRFHAGPPYEDISFRIVNKEWEYSHKKGFKCTFERGILHLYFNFKRHRYRR